DNA sequence from the Prolixibacter sp. SD074 genome:
CGGGGTCAGACTTTTTTGAGGAGACTGAGCAACTACCTGGCCTACGGTGGCATCATACACATAAAAACTGTACTCAGCTGCTTGCAACTCCGGCAAATCAGGCAATGTAGAAAAGGTATCGGACTGTGATTTGACTTGCGATGAGACAAAAAGAAGAAATACGGCAATAAATAATCTGTTCATGAGAAAACATGCTTTTGCTGATTGCCGGATGAGCAATTCCGGCAACCGTATAAATGACACAAAGATTGATCAACTAAAGTGATCATACTAAAACCAATAACCAAGGGAAAGAAATAATGATGGATCATTCGACACATTCGAGCTGCTTATCATAAGTTCGACCGGACCGACCATACTGTCATACGATAAAGTGACTCCACCACCGGCCAAGGCTTTACCCTTCGTTAAAAAATCATTTTCGTCGCCGTAAAAACCAAAATTTGCATTGAGTGCCAGATAAATTTTATCCCAAAAACGATACCTCAGATCCATTTCTCCTACCGCTACATTGCGAGTCATCATTTCCATGCGCCGAAGTCCGACAAATGGGACCTGCGCATTCAGGTAATCGGTCTGCTCAACCCCTCCCACGAACGATTTGTAATATACCGGCTCGCCCGAACCAACGATAATTCGCCCCTTAACAGATGGTAGAATCGTTAATCGGGGCCCAAAAGATTTCGCCAACTGGATACTTAGTTTTACAGGCATAAACGGATTGCCCTCATTAAATAACCAGCCATTGTCCGTCACAATCTTCGCTTCTCCAAACAGTTTCCAACCAGCGGTTGGAAAATAAGCCCAGTTCATCTGATCCAGATCGATCTGCGCATAATAGTTTAAGAATGTCTGGTTTTTTAAGGCCTCATTCAGCAGTGATCCAATCACCGACCCAACATTAACATGCTCCACCTCCGCTCCCAACGAAATTCTGAACGCATCGAAATAAACGGAATGAGTAGCCAGCTGACCTTTATACAATTGCATATTTACCAGGGATGATTTCTTTCCATTGGTATATTGTGAAATTTTTTCATCCTGAACACTGGCCCCCACCAAAAGTCCGGGTTTCCAACCGTTGTCGATGGTATAGCGAACGGCAAATGCAGGATTGGTGGCCAAAATCGCATCCATCGATAACTTGGCTTTGATCATCCGGCTGTTTTTAAAGGTTGTATTGATCAACAAAGCTGCTTTCCGATCGGTATCGTAGTGAATTCCCAGGTTTAACCGATCATGAACCCGCTCTTTCACCATCAAATGGAGTGTTTTGTTTTCGTCCCCCAATAAACGATAACGAACGAAATCAAAATTGCCCGATCCGTAAATACGCTTAATACCTTCACGCAATTGACGTACCGTAATCACCTGCGGTGGCTTAAGCCCCAGCAGTCCCAGGAAATAATTCAATCCCTGGCTCTTGGTACCGTCAACGGTCACTCGCTCAATAATCAGTTTACGGTCTAAACTTGGTATCGCCTCCGGTTTGATGGGATTAGGTTTTAAATGCAATGAATCCCTTAACCTGATTAGTTGTGGCAGTACTTTTCGGGCAGCCGCTTCGCCTCTTTTAATCAGCTCATCAGCTGAGGTTGCATCAAAACTCGAAGCTGAAAACCCTGAGATATCTGGTTTTATATAATAATCAACCAGCTTCTTATTTTCTTCGAATTTCTTATACGACATTAGGTTAATCATCTGATTCACCACATCCGGAATCGATTGCAACTCTTTTCTATCACGCAGGCCATATTGAATATCAACACCAATAATGATGTCGGCGCCCATCTGTTTACACCGGTCAACCGGGAAATTGTTGACGATGCCACCATCCACTAAAAGCCGCCCATCCACATCCGCAGCTGAAAAAGCTGTGGGGACTGACATACTCGCCCGAATGGCCAACGGAAGATATCCATGCTTTAATACAACCTCTTTCCCCGTTTCAATATCGGCTGCCACACAAAGAAAAGGGCGCGGCAGTTTAGAAAAGTCGGTTACATTTTGGTAATCGAGTGCCAGATAGGTAAAGAGATCCTGTACATTTTGACCGTTCAATGCACCACTCGGCAGACTAACCCGCTTCGAGCGGATGGGAAAACTTAAATTATAGCGGTCCAGCTCATGCTTGTCAAAAGCCGGAATATAGCGGCGATCAACCTGGTCACTCAATAATGTGGCCCAATCCTGACTCTTGACAATTTTCTCCAGCGTATCGGCATCGTAGCCCATGGCATAAAAGCCTCCCACAAT
Encoded proteins:
- a CDS encoding patatin-like phospholipase family protein, whose protein sequence is MKKRQILLFILLIFIGHSLCAQEETHRPKIGLVLSGGGAKGFAHVGVIKVLEEAGIPIDCVAGTSIGSIVGGFYAMGYDADTLEKIVKSQDWATLLSDQVDRRYIPAFDKHELDRYNLSFPIRSKRVSLPSGALNGQNVQDLFTYLALDYQNVTDFSKLPRPFLCVAADIETGKEVVLKHGYLPLAIRASMSVPTAFSAADVDGRLLVDGGIVNNFPVDRCKQMGADIIIGVDIQYGLRDRKELQSIPDVVNQMINLMSYKKFEENKKLVDYYIKPDISGFSASSFDATSADELIKRGEAAARKVLPQLIRLRDSLHLKPNPIKPEAIPSLDRKLIIERVTVDGTKSQGLNYFLGLLGLKPPQVITVRQLREGIKRIYGSGNFDFVRYRLLGDENKTLHLMVKERVHDRLNLGIHYDTDRKAALLINTTFKNSRMIKAKLSMDAILATNPAFAVRYTIDNGWKPGLLVGASVQDEKISQYTNGKKSSLVNMQLYKGQLATHSVYFDAFRISLGAEVEHVNVGSVIGSLLNEALKNQTFLNYYAQIDLDQMNWAYFPTAGWKLFGEAKIVTDNGWLFNEGNPFMPVKLSIQLAKSFGPRLTILPSVKGRIIVGSGEPVYYKSFVGGVEQTDYLNAQVPFVGLRRMEMMTRNVAVGEMDLRYRFWDKIYLALNANFGFYGDENDFLTKGKALAGGGVTLSYDSMVGPVELMISSSNVSNDPSLFLSLGYWF